The following proteins are encoded in a genomic region of Streptomyces gobiensis:
- a CDS encoding DUF3830 family protein → MAERFIEVSLEKRGVSCTAKLLDDRAPITCAAVWDALPLGGDVYHAKYARNEIYALIPPFAPEEPPLENPTITPIPGDLCYFTFSDVQLGTKSYGYEPHAKHHGEATVVDLALFYERNNLLINGDAGWVPGIVWGTVVDGLDRMAEACQDLWRAGALGESLNFRRV, encoded by the coding sequence ATGGCTGAACGCTTCATTGAAGTCTCACTGGAAAAGCGCGGGGTGAGCTGCACCGCCAAGCTCCTGGATGACCGGGCGCCGATCACCTGCGCCGCGGTGTGGGACGCGTTGCCGCTCGGCGGCGATGTCTATCACGCCAAGTACGCACGCAATGAGATCTACGCCCTCATCCCGCCCTTCGCCCCCGAAGAGCCCCCGCTGGAGAACCCCACCATCACCCCCATCCCCGGGGATCTGTGCTATTTCACCTTCAGCGACGTCCAGTTGGGCACCAAGTCGTATGGCTATGAGCCGCACGCCAAGCACCATGGCGAGGCGACCGTCGTCGATCTTGCCCTCTTCTATGAGCGGAACAACCTGCTGATCAACGGCGACGCCGGGTGGGTGCCCGGCATCGTCTGGGGCACTGTGGTGGACGGCCTCGACCGGATGGCCGAGGCCTGTCAGGACCTGTGGCGCGCCGGGGCGCTCGGCGAGTCGCTCAACTTCCGGCGGGTGTGA
- a CDS encoding maleate cis-trans isomerase family protein, whose product MAHTVGFLYPGYSAEDDYPRLERILRGAGADVRLPLVHTDIGVDAHRVDALLEMGSAVRLAAGVGELLERGADAVLWACTSASFVFGWEGAQEQVRELSAAAGLPASSTSFAFVHAAKALGVERVAIAATYPEDVAEHFAAFLKAAGIEVVAARGSGIITAAEVGTWGKEEVLTLAGAGDHRDAQAVLLPDTALHSAAHLVDLELALGKPVLTANQVTAWEGLRLIDHPVVCPALGALFGDG is encoded by the coding sequence ATGGCGCACACGGTTGGATTCCTCTACCCGGGCTACTCCGCGGAGGACGACTACCCGCGGCTGGAGAGGATCCTGCGGGGGGCGGGCGCCGATGTGCGGCTGCCGCTGGTGCACACCGACATCGGCGTTGACGCGCACCGTGTTGACGCGCTGCTGGAGATGGGCTCCGCAGTCCGGCTCGCCGCTGGGGTGGGTGAGCTGCTGGAGCGTGGCGCCGATGCCGTGCTCTGGGCGTGCACCAGCGCCAGCTTCGTCTTCGGCTGGGAGGGCGCGCAGGAGCAGGTGCGTGAGCTGTCCGCGGCAGCCGGGCTGCCCGCTTCCAGCACATCCTTCGCCTTCGTCCACGCGGCCAAGGCGCTCGGGGTGGAGCGGGTCGCGATCGCCGCGACCTATCCGGAGGATGTCGCCGAGCACTTCGCGGCCTTTCTCAAGGCGGCTGGTATCGAGGTCGTCGCCGCGCGCGGCAGCGGCATCATCACCGCCGCCGAGGTCGGCACCTGGGGCAAGGAGGAGGTGCTGACCCTGGCGGGTGCGGGTGACCATCGGGACGCCCAGGCCGTGCTGCTCCCCGACACCGCGCTGCACAGCGCCGCGCACCTTGTCGACCTGGAGCTCGCGCTGGGCAAGCCGGTTCTCACGGCCAATCAGGTGACGGCCTGGGAGGGCCTGCGCCTGATCGACCACCCGGTCGTCTGTCCCGCCCTGGGAGCGCTGTTCGGCGACGGGTAG
- the ehuA gene encoding ectoine/hydroxyectoine ABC transporter ATP-binding protein EhuA yields the protein MVDTTKDTPEESRASGSELIRFDRVTKRFGSNVVLDHLEFSVSSGKHVTLIGPSGSGKTTILRLLMTLLKPDEGTIMVDGDYLTHEKKNDKLVPASEKHIREVRKKIGMVFQQFNLFPNMKVLRNITEAPVHVLGLSADEADQRARDLLELVGLTEHIDKYPSQLSGGQQQRVAIARALAMRPQVLCLDEVTSALDPELVAGVLDVLRDIAHTTDITMLCVTHEMNFARDISDEVLMFNEGRVIESGSPEKIFNDPDHERTREFLGAVL from the coding sequence GTGGTGGACACGACCAAGGACACCCCGGAGGAGAGTCGCGCCAGTGGCAGCGAGCTCATCCGGTTCGACAGAGTGACCAAGCGCTTCGGCAGCAATGTCGTCCTGGACCACCTCGAGTTCAGCGTCAGCTCCGGCAAGCACGTCACCCTGATCGGCCCCTCCGGATCGGGCAAGACCACGATTCTGCGGCTGCTGATGACGCTGCTCAAGCCGGATGAGGGCACCATCATGGTCGATGGTGACTACCTCACCCACGAGAAGAAGAACGACAAACTCGTTCCCGCGAGTGAGAAGCACATCCGTGAGGTGCGCAAGAAGATCGGCATGGTCTTCCAGCAGTTCAACCTCTTCCCCAATATGAAGGTGCTGCGGAACATCACCGAGGCGCCGGTGCATGTACTGGGCCTGTCCGCGGACGAGGCCGATCAGCGGGCCCGCGATCTGCTGGAGCTGGTGGGGCTGACCGAGCACATCGACAAGTACCCCTCGCAGCTCTCCGGCGGCCAGCAGCAGCGGGTCGCCATCGCTCGCGCGCTCGCCATGCGGCCCCAGGTGCTGTGCCTGGACGAGGTCACCTCCGCGCTCGACCCCGAGCTGGTGGCCGGGGTGCTGGATGTCCTCCGGGACATCGCCCACACGACGGATATCACGATGCTGTGCGTGACGCATGAGATGAATTTCGCGCGCGATATCTCGGACGAGGTGCTGATGTTCAACGAGGGTCGCGTGATCGAGTCCGGCTCCCCGGAGAAGATTTTCAACGACCCAGATCATGAGCGGACCCGCGAGTTTCTGGGCGCGGTGCTCTGA
- a CDS encoding IclR family transcriptional regulator, with translation MAPKPVPIVPFRSVQYALRVLETVAKQRDGVTEDQLARRTGLPPGHLAHLLLMLRREGYLEQLVDGSFVVGESFVLLSSGGDRNQMQREKLQRHLTRLRDDLGAAIYISRYLDGEVKITQFAAGPRTPAVTEWVDFKAAAHASAVGKCLLTQLDYDGRRDHLSRHKTIRLTSRTTTNERVLFSQLDSQPPTVPVLDLQEYAIGTVCAAVPVTAGSAVGCLALSLPIEHAHRLRTAAHKLNRQAAPVLLSLSI, from the coding sequence GTGGCGCCGAAGCCAGTGCCGATCGTGCCATTCCGCTCGGTGCAGTACGCCCTGCGTGTGCTCGAGACAGTCGCCAAGCAGCGCGACGGAGTCACCGAAGACCAGCTCGCCCGGCGCACCGGGCTGCCGCCGGGGCACCTGGCGCATCTACTGCTGATGCTGCGCCGGGAAGGCTATCTGGAGCAGCTTGTGGATGGCAGCTTCGTGGTGGGCGAATCCTTCGTCCTGCTGAGCTCGGGCGGGGACCGTAACCAGATGCAGCGGGAGAAGCTTCAACGGCATCTGACCAGGCTGCGTGATGATCTCGGCGCCGCGATCTACATCAGCCGGTATCTGGATGGCGAGGTCAAGATCACCCAGTTCGCGGCCGGGCCGCGTACGCCTGCGGTCACCGAGTGGGTCGACTTCAAGGCCGCCGCCCATGCCAGCGCGGTCGGGAAGTGTCTGCTCACCCAGCTTGACTACGACGGCCGACGGGACCATCTGTCCCGGCACAAGACGATCCGGCTGACCTCCCGCACCACCACGAATGAGCGGGTGCTCTTCTCTCAGCTCGACAGCCAGCCGCCGACCGTGCCCGTCCTCGATCTCCAGGAGTACGCGATCGGTACGGTCTGCGCGGCTGTCCCGGTGACCGCGGGATCCGCTGTCGGCTGTCTGGCATTGTCCCTCCCGATCGAACACGCGCATCGGCTGCGCACGGCCGCCCACAAACTCAACCGCCAGGCCGCCCCAGTCCTGCTCTCCCTCTCCATCTGA
- the ehuD gene encoding ectoine/hydroxyectoine ABC transporter permease subunit EhuD, translated as MNWNWNVVAEFLPQFWQGVWVTLQAVAFGTLIAFSLGLFWAIAQRSRFAVIRWPVNILTEFIRNTPLLVQLFFLFFVLPEWGPGLRMSALVTGAIGLGLHYSTYTAEVYRAGIDGVPVGQWEAATALSLPTRRTWTAVILPQAIRRVVPALGNYVVAMLKDSPMIALIGALDMLGRARGFSAQTFQYMEPITIVGIAFILIAYPASLLIRALERRLATY; from the coding sequence GTGAACTGGAACTGGAACGTCGTCGCGGAGTTCCTGCCGCAATTCTGGCAGGGCGTCTGGGTAACGCTGCAGGCCGTGGCGTTCGGTACGCTGATCGCCTTCTCCCTCGGTCTCTTCTGGGCGATCGCCCAGCGGTCGAGATTCGCGGTGATCCGCTGGCCGGTGAACATCCTCACCGAGTTCATCCGGAACACCCCGCTGCTGGTGCAGCTGTTCTTCCTCTTCTTCGTGCTTCCCGAGTGGGGCCCGGGACTGCGCATGTCCGCACTGGTCACCGGCGCCATCGGACTGGGGCTGCACTACTCGACCTACACCGCGGAGGTGTACCGGGCCGGAATCGACGGAGTGCCGGTGGGCCAGTGGGAGGCGGCCACCGCGCTCAGCCTGCCGACGCGGCGCACCTGGACCGCGGTGATTCTGCCGCAGGCGATCCGCCGGGTGGTGCCCGCACTGGGTAACTACGTGGTGGCGATGCTGAAGGACTCCCCGATGATCGCCCTGATCGGCGCCCTGGACATGCTGGGGCGGGCGCGTGGGTTCAGTGCCCAGACCTTCCAGTACATGGAGCCGATCACGATCGTCGGCATCGCGTTCATCCTGATCGCCTATCCGGCCTCGCTGCTGATCCGAGCCCTGGAGCGTCGTCTTGCCACCTACTGA
- a CDS encoding amidase: protein MTDLTSMTATDLVAGYAAGDFSPVEATRATLERAEAIQPHVNAFVRIDSESALEQARAAEARWHRGEPAGLVDGVPVTVKDILLLRGGPTFRGSWGISAAGPWDEDAPAVARLREHGAVFLGKTTTPEFGWKGVTDSPRHGATGNPYDPSRTPGGSSGGGAAAVVLGAGPLTLGTDGGGSVRIPASFSGLFALKPTYGRVPIYPASAFGTLAHVGPMTRDAADAALLMDVICGPDCRDWSQLAPVTGSFRDQLTGGAAGLRIAYSPDFGGRVTVDPQVAAAVRRAVDRLAELGARVTEVDPGFEDPVDAFHTLWFSGAARVTQGFTAEQREAMDPGLREVCEQGARYSALDYLAAVDVRMALGKTMGAFHETYDLLVTPTVPLTAFGKGIEVPEGSSCTRWTGWTPFSYPFNMTQQPASSVPCGLDDAGLPIGVQLVAARHADGLVLRASHALYGTGIADLPAPRLLSSLTPAGS, encoded by the coding sequence TTGACCGATCTCACTTCCATGACCGCGACGGATCTCGTCGCGGGATACGCCGCCGGTGACTTCTCACCGGTCGAGGCGACACGCGCCACGCTGGAGCGCGCCGAAGCCATCCAGCCGCATGTGAACGCGTTCGTACGGATCGACAGCGAGAGCGCACTCGAACAGGCGCGCGCCGCCGAGGCGCGGTGGCATCGGGGAGAGCCAGCCGGACTGGTCGACGGGGTGCCGGTGACGGTGAAGGACATTCTGCTGCTGCGCGGTGGCCCCACCTTCCGGGGCTCCTGGGGGATTTCGGCGGCCGGCCCCTGGGACGAGGACGCCCCGGCGGTGGCCCGGCTGCGTGAGCACGGCGCGGTCTTCCTGGGCAAGACGACCACCCCGGAGTTCGGCTGGAAGGGGGTCACCGACAGCCCGCGGCACGGGGCGACCGGCAATCCGTATGACCCGTCCCGCACGCCGGGGGGCTCCAGCGGCGGTGGCGCCGCGGCCGTGGTGCTGGGCGCGGGGCCGCTGACGCTGGGCACGGACGGCGGGGGCTCGGTCCGTATCCCGGCGTCCTTCAGCGGGCTCTTCGCGCTGAAGCCGACCTATGGCCGGGTGCCGATCTATCCGGCGAGCGCCTTCGGGACGCTCGCCCATGTCGGGCCGATGACACGCGACGCGGCCGATGCCGCGCTGCTGATGGATGTCATCTGCGGCCCCGACTGCCGGGACTGGTCCCAGCTCGCTCCGGTGACCGGCAGCTTCCGGGACCAGCTGACCGGAGGTGCAGCCGGGCTGCGGATCGCCTACTCCCCCGACTTCGGCGGCCGGGTCACCGTCGACCCACAGGTCGCGGCGGCGGTACGGCGGGCCGTGGACCGGCTGGCGGAGCTCGGCGCGCGGGTGACGGAGGTGGACCCCGGCTTCGAGGATCCGGTCGACGCCTTCCACACCCTGTGGTTCAGCGGTGCGGCCCGGGTCACCCAGGGCTTCACCGCCGAGCAGCGGGAGGCGATGGACCCGGGGCTGCGGGAGGTCTGCGAGCAGGGGGCGCGTTACTCGGCGCTGGACTATCTCGCGGCGGTCGACGTACGGATGGCGCTGGGCAAGACGATGGGAGCCTTCCATGAGACATACGACCTGCTGGTGACCCCGACCGTGCCGCTGACCGCCTTCGGCAAGGGCATCGAGGTCCCGGAGGGCTCGTCCTGCACCCGGTGGACCGGGTGGACGCCGTTCTCCTACCCGTTCAACATGACGCAGCAGCCCGCCTCCAGCGTCCCGTGCGGGCTGGATGACGCCGGGCTGCCCATCGGCGTGCAGCTGGTGGCCGCACGCCATGCGGACGGGCTGGTACTGCGCGCCTCCCACGCGCTCTACGGCACCGGGATCGCGGATCTGCCCGCGCCCCGGCTGCTTTCCTCCCTCACACCCGCCGGAAGTTGA
- the ehuB gene encoding ectoine/hydroxyectoine ABC transporter substrate-binding protein EhuB: MARPSRKNETNNGRGISRRSLLAGAASLGVVGMTGCARVDTQAAERGGDLLDRMRAQGRVRLGIAGEIPYAYVDSQGKLTGQAPAIAKVIFGNLGIETMEPVPTEFGSLIPGLKSLQFDVVSAGMWISPDRCEQVIFSDPDYVAKDAFIVAKGNPKELHTYEDLTKPGVRFATGNGWFQADYATGNGYKRSRIQFYADQVAGLDAVRQGRADAFAGTSPTIVKAVENAPGVEASEPFIPEVDGEEQIGAGGFAFRPIETNLRDAFNEELHKLKDSGRLLEIVEPFGFTADDMTDLTAKELCSP; this comes from the coding sequence ATGGCCCGACCATCGAGGAAAAACGAGACAAACAACGGAAGAGGAATCAGCCGCCGCTCGCTGCTCGCAGGAGCGGCGTCTCTTGGCGTAGTGGGTATGACCGGCTGTGCCCGGGTTGATACCCAGGCTGCCGAGCGGGGCGGCGATCTCCTGGACCGGATGCGGGCGCAGGGAAGGGTGCGGCTGGGAATCGCCGGTGAAATCCCCTACGCCTATGTCGACAGCCAGGGAAAACTGACTGGCCAGGCACCAGCTATCGCCAAGGTCATCTTTGGGAACCTTGGCATCGAGACCATGGAGCCCGTACCCACGGAGTTCGGCTCGCTCATCCCCGGGCTTAAGTCCCTCCAGTTCGACGTGGTCTCCGCCGGGATGTGGATCAGCCCGGACCGCTGCGAGCAGGTGATCTTCTCCGACCCCGACTATGTGGCCAAGGACGCCTTCATCGTCGCCAAGGGCAACCCCAAGGAACTCCATACCTACGAGGACCTCACCAAACCGGGCGTCAGGTTCGCCACCGGCAACGGCTGGTTCCAGGCGGACTACGCGACCGGCAATGGTTACAAGAGGAGCCGCATCCAGTTCTACGCCGACCAGGTGGCGGGCCTGGACGCCGTACGCCAGGGCCGGGCCGACGCCTTCGCCGGGACCAGCCCGACGATCGTCAAGGCGGTGGAGAACGCACCAGGTGTCGAGGCCTCGGAGCCGTTCATCCCCGAGGTCGACGGCGAGGAGCAGATCGGCGCCGGCGGCTTCGCGTTCCGACCGATCGAAACGAATCTGCGGGACGCCTTCAACGAAGAGCTGCACAAGCTCAAGGACAGTGGGCGGTTGCTGGAGATCGTCGAGCCCTTCGGCTTCACCGCGGATGACATGACCGATCTGACCGCCAAGGAGCTGTGTTCGCCATGA
- a CDS encoding D-2-hydroxyacid dehydrogenase — translation MSETSVLVLDDDPLPDLDRLAGRARVLHADERTLAQRLPEADVLLVWNFTSDAVKKAWPGDGPRPRWVHTASAGVDRLLPELADSDVVITNARGVFDQPIAEYVAGLVVAMAKDFRGSWELQRQRRWRHRETMRLGGTRAVIVGSGPIGRAIGRTLMALGVGVELVGRRQRDGDPEFGLVWPSSALNELLAEADWVVCAAPLTEATTGMFDAGAFARMRPEAHFINVGRGQHVVQSDLVDALLRHRIKGAALDVFADEPLPADSTLWDVPGLLISPHMSGDTIGWRDDLARQFLDNFDRWAAGEPLRNVVDKRLGYVPAD, via the coding sequence ATGTCCGAAACCAGTGTCCTCGTCCTCGACGACGACCCGCTGCCGGACCTCGACCGGCTCGCCGGCCGGGCCCGCGTGCTGCACGCCGACGAGCGGACGCTGGCCCAGCGGCTGCCCGAGGCCGATGTCCTGCTGGTCTGGAACTTCACCTCGGACGCGGTGAAGAAGGCCTGGCCCGGGGACGGGCCCCGGCCGCGCTGGGTGCATACAGCCAGTGCCGGGGTGGACCGGCTGCTGCCGGAGCTGGCTGACTCGGACGTGGTGATCACTAATGCCCGGGGAGTCTTCGACCAGCCGATCGCTGAATATGTTGCCGGACTTGTGGTAGCCATGGCCAAGGATTTCCGGGGAAGCTGGGAATTGCAGCGCCAACGGCGTTGGCGGCATCGGGAGACAATGCGGCTGGGGGGAACTCGGGCGGTAATCGTGGGTTCCGGTCCGATTGGCCGTGCTATCGGTCGAACACTTATGGCACTGGGTGTCGGGGTGGAACTCGTGGGCCGTCGGCAACGCGACGGCGATCCCGAATTCGGGCTCGTCTGGCCCAGCAGCGCGCTCAACGAGCTGCTGGCGGAAGCCGATTGGGTGGTCTGCGCCGCTCCGCTCACCGAAGCCACCACCGGGATGTTCGACGCCGGCGCGTTCGCCCGGATGAGACCTGAGGCGCACTTCATCAATGTCGGCCGGGGCCAGCACGTCGTCCAGAGCGACCTCGTCGACGCGCTGCTCCGCCACCGGATCAAGGGTGCGGCGCTGGACGTCTTCGCGGATGAGCCACTGCCCGCCGACAGCACGCTGTGGGATGTGCCCGGGCTGCTCATCTCCCCGCATATGAGCGGCGACACGATCGGCTGGCGCGACGATCTCGCCCGGCAGTTCCTCGACAACTTCGACCGCTGGGCCGCGGGCGAGCCGCTGCGCAACGTCGTCGACAAGCGACTGGGCTACGTCCCAGCGGACTGA
- the ehuC gene encoding ectoine/hydroxyectoine ABC transporter permease subunit EhuC, with protein MTWGLWNNWMLPGLWITIQVTLYSAALALAVSFTIGTLRTSRLWIVRFLSGGYFEIFRGASALVMLFWFLFAFPLMFGYQLVPMWAGVVALGLTYGAYGSEIVRGALASVPEAQREAGIALSFTRLQRLRRIEIPQAWPEMVPPFNNLSIELLKGTALVSTISVADITFSANLIRITTQESGPIYTVILVMYFVLAFFITRGMRVLERHAKTRIGQAPPSDKGLLAKLSLRRGSADASTVAATGGAK; from the coding sequence ATGACCTGGGGTCTGTGGAACAACTGGATGCTGCCCGGGTTGTGGATCACCATTCAGGTGACGCTGTACAGCGCGGCCCTGGCCCTGGCCGTCTCCTTCACCATCGGCACGCTGCGCACCTCACGGCTGTGGATCGTGCGCTTTCTGTCGGGAGGCTACTTTGAGATCTTCCGGGGCGCTTCCGCACTGGTGATGCTCTTCTGGTTCCTGTTCGCCTTCCCGCTGATGTTCGGCTACCAACTGGTGCCCATGTGGGCCGGTGTGGTGGCGCTGGGGTTGACCTATGGCGCGTACGGCTCGGAGATCGTACGCGGCGCGCTGGCGTCGGTGCCCGAAGCACAGCGGGAAGCGGGTATCGCACTGAGCTTCACCCGGCTGCAGCGGCTGCGCCGGATCGAGATCCCGCAGGCCTGGCCGGAGATGGTCCCTCCTTTCAACAACCTCTCCATCGAGCTGCTGAAGGGCACCGCGCTGGTCTCGACCATCTCGGTGGCGGACATCACGTTCTCCGCCAATCTGATCCGGATCACCACCCAGGAGAGCGGGCCGATCTACACCGTCATCCTGGTGATGTACTTCGTACTGGCCTTCTTCATCACCCGGGGTATGCGCGTGCTCGAGCGGCACGCCAAGACACGGATCGGACAGGCCCCGCCGTCCGACAAGGGGCTGTTGGCCAAGCTCTCACTGCGCCGCGGGTCTGCTGACGCCAGCACGGTGGCCGCCACCGGAGGTGCCAAGTGA
- a CDS encoding putative bifunctional diguanylate cyclase/phosphodiesterase, which produces MDFQAAFNTAQLAMAVVDQEGRMLTANHALGRLLATDPTKLTGVPAIDLAGLGLDHRARGACHAVLRGESDQMRCTRRLKHPDGHLYWAEVTLVPIERPSSAALLSIMDISERRDLQERLRHLQMHDPVTRLPNRTLFFERLTAALADSTTGRIGLCYLDIDGFKAVNDILGHRVGDQLLDAVAQRLTECATELQPGGGHLVARLGGDEFALLVEGSTGTKQLTELAQRAQTKLQHPFDLAGQRLDVSASIGVVERSAEGTTATELMQAADTTLYWAKADGKARWTLFDPERNAHRVTRQALSNTLRPAVQRGEFALEFQPIVGLADDTLRGVEALVRWRHPQFGTLGPNQFIALAEENGAIVPLGRWVLAESCRQARRWQLEHSGPPLYVSVNVAVRQVWDSDLVADVAAILAETGLPAGLLQLELTESAVMGSAGRPLKALQALSEMGVRIAIDDFGTGYSNLAYLSRLPVRALKLDGTFVRGFRTARQLNPADETIVTSLVELAHKLGLTVTAECVEGPSQAERLRRIGCDTGQGWHYSKPVTADCISELLGDG; this is translated from the coding sequence ATGGACTTCCAAGCCGCTTTCAACACCGCCCAGCTCGCGATGGCCGTAGTCGACCAGGAGGGCCGGATGCTGACGGCCAACCACGCCCTCGGCCGGCTCCTCGCTACCGACCCGACCAAGCTCACCGGCGTCCCCGCCATCGATCTCGCCGGGCTCGGCCTCGACCACCGCGCCCGCGGGGCCTGCCACGCGGTGCTGCGCGGGGAGAGCGACCAGATGCGCTGCACCCGGCGGCTCAAACATCCCGATGGACATCTCTACTGGGCAGAGGTCACCCTCGTGCCCATCGAGCGGCCCAGCTCCGCGGCACTGCTGTCCATCATGGACATCAGCGAGCGGCGCGATCTCCAGGAACGGCTGCGCCATCTGCAAATGCACGACCCGGTCACCCGGCTGCCCAATCGCACCCTGTTCTTCGAGCGGCTGACCGCCGCGCTGGCCGACAGCACCACCGGCCGCATCGGGCTGTGCTATCTCGACATCGACGGCTTCAAGGCGGTCAACGACATCCTCGGCCACCGGGTGGGCGACCAGCTGCTGGACGCGGTCGCCCAGCGGCTCACCGAGTGCGCCACGGAGCTGCAGCCGGGCGGCGGCCATCTGGTGGCCCGGCTGGGCGGCGATGAGTTCGCCCTGCTGGTGGAGGGCTCGACCGGCACCAAGCAGCTGACCGAGCTGGCCCAGCGGGCGCAGACCAAGTTGCAGCATCCCTTTGATCTGGCCGGCCAGCGGCTGGACGTATCCGCCAGCATCGGTGTGGTGGAACGGTCCGCCGAGGGGACCACCGCGACGGAGCTGATGCAGGCCGCGGACACCACGCTCTACTGGGCCAAGGCGGACGGCAAGGCCCGCTGGACCCTCTTCGATCCGGAGCGCAACGCCCACCGGGTAACCCGGCAGGCGCTCTCCAACACCCTGCGCCCGGCGGTACAGCGAGGCGAGTTCGCCCTGGAGTTCCAGCCGATCGTGGGCCTGGCCGATGACACGCTGCGCGGGGTCGAGGCGCTGGTGCGCTGGCGCCATCCGCAGTTCGGCACGCTCGGGCCGAACCAGTTCATCGCCCTCGCCGAGGAGAACGGCGCGATCGTACCGCTGGGCCGCTGGGTGCTTGCCGAATCGTGCCGCCAGGCCCGCCGCTGGCAGCTGGAGCACTCCGGGCCACCGCTGTACGTCTCCGTCAATGTCGCCGTGCGGCAGGTGTGGGACTCGGATCTGGTGGCGGATGTCGCGGCGATCCTGGCGGAGACCGGGCTGCCAGCCGGGCTGCTCCAGCTGGAGCTGACCGAGTCGGCGGTGATGGGCTCGGCCGGGCGGCCGCTCAAGGCGCTGCAGGCGCTCTCCGAGATGGGCGTGCGGATCGCCATCGACGACTTCGGCACCGGCTACTCAAACCTCGCCTACCTCAGCAGACTGCCGGTACGGGCGCTCAAGCTGGACGGCACCTTCGTACGCGGCTTCCGCACCGCCCGGCAGCTCAACCCAGCTGATGAAACGATCGTGACGTCGCTGGTCGAGCTCGCCCACAAGCTGGGCCTGACCGTCACCGCCGAGTGTGTGGAGGGCCCGTCACAGGCGGAGCGGCTGCGCCGGATCGGCTGCGACACCGGCCAGGGGTGGCATTACTCCAAACCGGTGACCGCGGACTGCATCTCCGAGCTGCTGGGCGACGGGTAG
- a CDS encoding maleate cis-trans isomerase family protein, with protein sequence MDVSFLGGPEPQRGVGIVAPFDFALDRELWRWVPDDVSLHLTRTPFVPVEVSLDLARLVSEHETLREAVHALCAVAPEVVAYACTSGSFVGGGAGERAMSAAMEQAGEIPALTTSGALLDALIEIDARRIAVVTPYTKSVTDSLEEYLGEGGIEVTGRSYLGLTREIWRVPYRHVVDMAREAVVEAPDALFISCTNLPTYDVIPQLEAELRMPVLSANQVTVWAALRRIGKEAVGPYQALLDPVARRGPAAMSSLPPPPEPPREPEAEPEAALAGTVGPGPEAEPTDPLAEPPYPDDLGGQPPV encoded by the coding sequence ATGGATGTCTCGTTCCTCGGCGGCCCGGAGCCGCAGCGTGGCGTGGGGATCGTCGCGCCGTTCGACTTCGCCCTCGACCGTGAGCTGTGGCGCTGGGTCCCGGATGATGTGTCACTGCATCTCACCCGCACCCCCTTCGTCCCGGTCGAGGTGAGCCTTGACCTGGCCCGGCTGGTCAGCGAGCACGAGACGCTACGCGAAGCCGTCCATGCGCTGTGCGCGGTAGCCCCGGAGGTCGTGGCGTACGCCTGCACCTCTGGCTCCTTCGTCGGCGGCGGCGCGGGGGAGCGGGCCATGAGCGCGGCGATGGAACAGGCCGGTGAGATTCCCGCGCTCACCACCTCCGGAGCGCTCCTGGACGCGCTGATCGAGATCGACGCACGGCGCATCGCGGTCGTCACGCCCTATACGAAGTCCGTGACTGACTCCCTGGAGGAGTACCTCGGCGAAGGGGGCATCGAGGTCACCGGGCGCAGCTACCTCGGGCTGACCCGAGAGATCTGGCGGGTGCCCTACCGGCATGTGGTCGACATGGCCCGCGAGGCGGTCGTGGAAGCCCCCGACGCGCTCTTCATCAGCTGTACCAACCTCCCTACGTACGACGTCATTCCGCAGCTGGAGGCGGAGCTGCGGATGCCCGTCCTCTCGGCGAACCAGGTGACCGTCTGGGCCGCGCTGCGCCGCATCGGCAAGGAGGCCGTAGGCCCCTACCAGGCGCTGCTCGACCCGGTAGCCCGACGTGGCCCGGCGGCGATGTCGTCCCTGCCACCGCCGCCGGAGCCGCCACGTGAGCCGGAGGCCGAGCCGGAGGCCGCGCTCGCCGGGACGGTGGGCCCGGGCCCGGAGGCCGAGCCGACGGACCCCCTGGCCGAGCCCCCATACCCAGACGACCTGGGCGGCCAGCCCCCCGTATGA